A single window of Halobacterium jilantaiense DNA harbors:
- a CDS encoding transcription initiation factor IIB, with translation MTDARMRSREQERTDETESESTDGCPECGGLVVNDEEHGESVCADCGLVVEEDGIDRGPEWRAFDSKEKDEKSRVGAPTTNTMHDKGLSTNIDWRDKDAYGNSLSSNQRQKMQRLRKWNERFRTRDAKERNLKQALGEIDRMASAQGLPDNVRETASVIYRRALEDDLLPGRSIEGVATSCVYAAARQAGVPRSLDEIADVSRVEKAEIARTYRYVVRELGLEVAPADPESYVPRFASDLGLSDEASHRARELLKTAKDKGVHSGKSPVGLAAAAVYAAALLTNEKTTQAKVSEVADISEVTIRNRYHELLEAEDTIPV, from the coding sequence ATGACAGACGCACGAATGCGTTCCCGCGAGCAGGAGCGCACGGACGAGACGGAATCGGAATCGACGGACGGCTGCCCGGAGTGCGGCGGCCTCGTCGTCAACGACGAAGAGCACGGGGAGTCGGTGTGTGCCGACTGCGGGCTCGTCGTCGAGGAGGACGGCATCGACCGCGGGCCCGAGTGGCGCGCGTTCGACTCCAAGGAGAAAGACGAGAAGTCCCGGGTCGGCGCACCGACCACGAACACGATGCACGACAAGGGACTGTCGACGAACATCGACTGGCGGGACAAGGACGCCTACGGGAACTCGCTGTCCTCGAATCAGCGCCAGAAGATGCAGCGCCTGCGCAAGTGGAACGAGCGCTTCCGCACTCGGGACGCCAAGGAGCGCAACCTCAAGCAGGCCCTCGGCGAGATCGACCGGATGGCCTCCGCGCAGGGCCTGCCGGATAACGTCCGTGAGACGGCGTCGGTCATCTACCGCCGCGCGCTCGAGGACGACCTGCTGCCCGGTCGCTCCATCGAGGGTGTCGCCACGTCCTGCGTGTACGCCGCCGCGCGGCAGGCCGGCGTCCCGCGCAGCCTCGACGAGATTGCGGACGTCTCCCGCGTCGAGAAGGCCGAGATCGCCCGCACGTACCGCTACGTCGTCCGCGAACTCGGTCTGGAGGTTGCGCCCGCGGACCCCGAGAGCTACGTGCCGCGGTTCGCCAGCGACCTCGGTCTCAGCGACGAGGCCAGCCACCGCGCCCGCGAGCTCCTGAAGACCGCGAAGGACAAGGGCGTCCACTCCGGCAAGTCGCCGGTCGGCCTCGCGGCCGCCGCCGTCTACGCCGCGGCGCTGCTGACGAACGAGAAGACGACGCAGGCGAAGGTCTCGGAGGTCGCGGACATCTCCGAAGTCACCATCCGGAACCGCTACCACGAGCTGCTGGAAGCCGAAGACACCATCCCGGTGTAG
- a CDS encoding type I 3-dehydroquinate dehydratase, translated as MDFQDFMLAATVGDLSEEPAAREHADLVEFRMDLAEDPLGALDDYDGELPVLATNRPVWEGGEADDEGRVDALAEAARTDCVAAIDIELAALVEDEGDGAEALAAARSTETASVISTHDFEGAPDLSEMADRLGEACSLGDVGKLAVTPTDRGDALDLLRVTHEYSAAGMTVATMGMGELGRHTRAVAPLYGSTLGYAPVDPEASTAPGQYSAEALRSLLSDLR; from the coding sequence ATGGACTTCCAGGATTTCATGCTGGCGGCAACCGTCGGCGACCTCTCCGAGGAGCCGGCGGCCCGCGAGCACGCCGACCTCGTCGAGTTCCGCATGGACCTCGCCGAGGACCCCCTCGGCGCTCTCGACGACTACGACGGCGAACTCCCCGTTCTCGCGACGAACCGGCCGGTGTGGGAGGGTGGGGAGGCCGACGACGAGGGTCGCGTCGACGCGCTCGCGGAGGCCGCGCGCACCGACTGCGTCGCCGCCATCGACATCGAACTCGCCGCGCTCGTCGAGGACGAGGGCGACGGCGCGGAGGCGCTGGCGGCCGCGCGCTCGACCGAGACGGCGTCTGTGATCTCCACGCACGACTTCGAGGGCGCGCCCGACCTCTCCGAGATGGCCGACCGGCTCGGCGAGGCGTGCTCGCTGGGCGATGTCGGGAAGCTCGCAGTGACGCCGACCGACCGCGGGGACGCCCTCGACCTCCTGCGGGTCACCCACGAGTACAGCGCCGCGGGCATGACCGTCGCCACGATGGGGATGGGCGAACTCGGCCGGCACACGCGGGCCGTCGCGCCGCTGTACGGGTCGACGCTCGGCTACGCGCCGGTCGACCCCGAGGCGTCGACAGCGCCCGGCCAGTACAGCGCCGAAGCGCTCCGCTCCCTGCTCTCGGACCTCCGGTAG
- a CDS encoding DUF7575 domain-containing protein, with protein sequence MVNRRGLIAGVLGFFYPGLGHAYLRAWLRAVAWFGLAVVTAAVVVPESAIQAFEARGLQGLLEASESFGSRVTLSLLAVRVFSVVDAYVLAVKQSSPATPAAGNDGEDAPTCPACGKELDEELDFCPWCTQRLDAPVDPDAGPE encoded by the coding sequence GTGGTCAACAGACGTGGACTCATCGCGGGCGTGCTGGGGTTCTTCTACCCCGGGCTGGGCCACGCGTACCTGCGGGCGTGGCTCCGTGCTGTCGCGTGGTTCGGGCTGGCCGTCGTGACGGCGGCCGTCGTCGTCCCGGAGTCGGCCATCCAGGCCTTCGAGGCTCGCGGACTCCAGGGCTTGCTGGAGGCCAGCGAGTCCTTCGGGTCGCGGGTGACGCTGAGCCTGCTGGCGGTGCGGGTGTTCAGCGTGGTCGACGCGTACGTGCTCGCGGTCAAGCAGTCCTCGCCGGCGACGCCAGCAGCGGGCAACGACGGCGAGGACGCCCCGACGTGTCCGGCCTGCGGGAAGGAACTCGACGAGGAACTGGACTTCTGTCCGTGGTGTACGCAGCGACTCGACGCGCCGGTGGACCCGGACGCCGGCCCCGAGTGA
- a CDS encoding 3-dehydroquinate synthase II, with the protein MTRSVWLKADDAVGDWETRKRRITAGLEAGVDWVLVDRADVAKVRELGSVNVAAFSTDDADIIEDAEGDDAEPDAYVAGKGGEGDGTVDLPSDFSGSADLSALRRGHADSAYVRILGEEYEAFAQDAAADADHTIVVGEDWTIIPLENLIARIGEETTLVAGVDSAEEAETAFETLDIGADAVLLDSGDPDEIRRTVNARDAADRERLDLSWATVTAVEEAGSADRVCVDTGNLMDDDEGMLVGSMSRGLFFVHAETAESPYVAARPFRVNAGAVHAYVRTPDGGTKYLAEVGSGDEVQVVDSEGRTRTAVVGRAKIEKRPMFRVEAETEAGDRVETLLQNAETIKVATPDGRTAVTDLEAGDEIRVYLEEGGRHFGEAIDERIIEQ; encoded by the coding sequence ATGACACGGTCCGTCTGGCTGAAAGCCGACGACGCAGTCGGCGACTGGGAGACCCGGAAGCGACGCATCACCGCCGGTCTGGAAGCCGGCGTCGACTGGGTGCTCGTCGACCGCGCGGACGTCGCGAAGGTCAGGGAACTCGGGTCGGTGAACGTCGCCGCGTTCTCCACCGACGACGCGGACATCATCGAGGACGCCGAGGGCGACGACGCCGAGCCGGACGCCTACGTCGCCGGGAAGGGCGGCGAGGGCGACGGCACCGTCGACCTCCCCTCGGACTTCTCCGGGAGCGCGGACCTCTCGGCGCTCCGCCGCGGACACGCCGACAGCGCGTACGTCCGCATCCTCGGCGAGGAGTACGAGGCGTTCGCCCAGGACGCCGCCGCGGACGCCGACCACACCATCGTGGTCGGCGAGGACTGGACCATCATCCCGCTGGAGAACCTCATCGCGCGCATCGGGGAGGAGACCACCCTCGTCGCCGGCGTCGACTCCGCCGAGGAGGCCGAAACCGCCTTCGAGACGCTGGACATCGGCGCGGACGCCGTCCTGCTGGACAGCGGCGACCCAGACGAGATTCGCCGCACAGTGAACGCCCGGGACGCCGCCGACCGCGAGCGCCTCGACCTCTCGTGGGCGACCGTCACCGCGGTCGAGGAGGCAGGCAGCGCCGACCGCGTCTGCGTCGACACCGGGAACCTCATGGACGACGACGAAGGGATGCTCGTCGGCTCGATGAGCCGCGGGCTGTTCTTCGTCCACGCCGAGACCGCCGAATCGCCGTACGTCGCCGCGCGCCCGTTCCGCGTGAACGCCGGCGCTGTCCACGCCTACGTTCGCACACCTGATGGGGGCACGAAGTATCTCGCCGAAGTCGGCAGCGGTGACGAGGTTCAGGTCGTCGACAGCGAGGGCCGCACCCGAACCGCCGTCGTGGGCCGGGCGAAGATAGAGAAACGACCGATGTTCCGCGTGGAGGCCGAGACGGAGGCCGGCGACCGCGTCGAGACGCTGCTCCAGAACGCCGAGACCATCAAGGTCGCCACCCCCGACGGCCGAACGGCCGTGACGGACCTCGAAGCGGGCGACGAGATTCGCGTCTACCTCGAAGAAGGCGGCCGCCACTTCGGCGAAGCCATCGACGAACGCATCATCGAACAGTAA
- a CDS encoding 2-amino-3,7-dideoxy-D-threo-hept-6-ulosonate synthase translates to MTDAGKAARLDRISTDDRLVTIPMDHGITLGAVDGLVDIEATIDAVTSNGADAVLTQKGIAPRVHPNKNDAGYIVHLNASTTMGPDTNDKRRTGTVEEAVRAGADAVSFHINVGSDHEPDQITELADVAADAERLGIPVLAMAYARGPGIDEHDAESLGHAVRLAEEVGADVVKTAYSGSTESFERVVESTARPVIIAGGDPAGDRETLQGVRDAIDAGAAGVSTGRTVFQHDDPGAMTAAISAVVHDDADPEDALRVAGLPLEA, encoded by the coding sequence ATGACTGACGCCGGGAAGGCCGCACGACTCGACCGCATCAGCACAGACGACCGACTCGTAACGATTCCGATGGACCACGGCATCACGCTCGGTGCCGTCGACGGCCTCGTCGACATCGAAGCCACCATCGACGCCGTCACGAGCAACGGCGCGGACGCGGTTCTCACGCAGAAAGGCATCGCGCCCCGCGTCCACCCGAACAAGAACGACGCCGGCTACATCGTCCACCTCAACGCCTCCACGACGATGGGGCCGGACACGAACGACAAGCGCCGCACGGGCACCGTCGAGGAAGCCGTCCGCGCGGGTGCCGACGCCGTCTCCTTCCACATCAACGTCGGCAGCGACCACGAGCCCGACCAGATAACCGAACTCGCGGACGTCGCCGCCGACGCCGAACGCCTCGGCATCCCCGTGCTCGCGATGGCGTACGCCCGCGGCCCCGGCATCGACGAACACGACGCCGAGAGCCTGGGCCACGCCGTCCGCCTCGCCGAGGAAGTCGGCGCGGACGTCGTCAAGACCGCGTACTCGGGCAGCACGGAGAGCTTCGAGCGCGTCGTCGAGTCCACCGCCAGGCCCGTCATCATCGCCGGCGGCGACCCCGCTGGCGACCGCGAGACCTTGCAGGGCGTTCGAGACGCGATAGACGCCGGGGCCGCCGGCGTCTCCACTGGCCGCACCGTCTTCCAGCACGACGACCCCGGCGCGATGACCGCCGCCATCTCGGCCGTCGTCCACGACGACGCCGACCCCGAGGACGCCCTCCGCGTCGCCGGCCTCCCGCTGGAAGCCTAG
- the trpA gene encoding tryptophan synthase subunit alpha: MSDATTSRSDLAAAFADESALVSYVAAGDPTPAATERYVEALVEGGTDVVELGLPFSEPVAEGTTIQNAIKRALDAGMTPDAYLDLVDSLDVDVPIVCMTYYNLIYQYGDGEARSASENASGEEPRAKGPEEFVAAAAEAGISGFVVPDLPVDESGPLYDACREHGLDLVFIVAPTTTEDRLERMLDRTTGFVYVQGRLGTTGARDEVSDDTPDALARLQDADVPKAVGFGISSGEQAREVVASGADGVIVGSAYVDLIADGVENDDPTSEVADRIGDLAAELKAGAADGVPEPEHK, encoded by the coding sequence GTGAGCGACGCCACCACGAGCCGCAGCGACCTCGCAGCGGCGTTTGCCGACGAGTCGGCGCTCGTGTCCTACGTCGCCGCTGGCGACCCCACACCGGCCGCCACGGAGCGCTACGTCGAAGCACTCGTCGAGGGCGGGACCGACGTCGTCGAACTGGGACTGCCGTTCAGCGAACCGGTCGCGGAGGGCACCACCATCCAGAACGCCATCAAGCGCGCGCTGGACGCCGGGATGACTCCCGACGCCTATCTCGACCTCGTCGACAGCCTCGACGTGGACGTGCCCATCGTCTGCATGACGTACTACAACCTCATCTACCAGTACGGGGACGGCGAGGCGCGTAGCGCCTCGGAGAACGCGAGCGGCGAGGAGCCGCGAGCGAAGGGCCCCGAGGAGTTCGTGGCTGCCGCCGCAGAGGCCGGCATCTCGGGGTTCGTGGTCCCGGACCTCCCGGTCGACGAGTCCGGACCGCTGTACGACGCCTGCCGCGAGCACGGCCTCGACCTCGTGTTCATCGTCGCCCCCACCACGACCGAGGACCGCCTCGAACGCATGCTCGACCGGACGACGGGCTTCGTCTACGTGCAGGGTCGGCTCGGGACGACTGGCGCTCGCGACGAGGTCAGCGACGACACCCCGGACGCGCTCGCCCGCCTCCAGGACGCCGACGTGCCGAAGGCGGTCGGTTTCGGCATCTCCTCGGGCGAGCAGGCCCGGGAGGTCGTCGCGAGCGGGGCCGACGGCGTCATCGTCGGCAGCGCGTACGTCGACCTGATTGCAGATGGGGTCGAGAACGACGACCCGACCAGCGAGGTGGCCGACCGAATCGGGGACCTCGCCGCGGAACTGAAGGCCGGCGCGGCCGACGGTGTGCCGGAACCGGAACACAAATAG
- the trpB gene encoding tryptophan synthase subunit beta — protein sequence MSTHDTDDRTGTFGDYGGQYVPEVLMPAVEELTDAYERYVLDNEAGFVDDFRDRIREFGGRPTPLSYAANLSERYGTEVYLKREDLLHGGAHKLNNALGQVLLAKYMGKDRIVAETGAGQHGTATAMACAYLDMPCEIYMGRTDVNRQRPNVFRMRLHDAEVNPVTVGSGTLKEAINETMRDWATNVEDTHYVIGSIVGPHPFPSMVRDFQAIISEEMREQARDQIGRLPEAVVACAGGGSNTMGAFGAFVGSASLPGHPEGSHEPAPDVDLLAVEAGGSSLGVDADEGYAPNSASLSTGTEGVLHGARTKLLQTDEGQIVESHSVSAGLDYAGVGPELAHLVDEGRVEPVNVDDDAALEAFHRLSREEGIIPALETSHAVAYLEHYDGDGPVVVNVSGRGDKDLDTVVEESAAKDIDGAPSMEVFEE from the coding sequence ATGAGCACACACGACACAGACGACCGAACCGGAACGTTCGGGGACTACGGCGGCCAGTACGTCCCCGAGGTACTGATGCCCGCCGTCGAGGAGTTGACTGACGCCTACGAGCGCTACGTCCTCGACAACGAGGCGGGCTTCGTCGACGACTTCCGGGACCGAATCAGGGAGTTCGGCGGCCGGCCGACGCCGCTGAGCTACGCGGCGAACCTCAGCGAGCGCTACGGCACCGAGGTGTACCTCAAGCGCGAGGACCTCCTGCACGGCGGCGCGCACAAGCTGAACAACGCCCTTGGCCAGGTGCTGCTGGCGAAGTACATGGGCAAAGACCGCATCGTCGCGGAGACCGGTGCCGGCCAGCATGGCACGGCGACGGCGATGGCGTGCGCGTACCTCGACATGCCCTGCGAGATTTACATGGGGCGCACCGACGTGAACCGCCAGCGCCCGAACGTCTTCCGGATGCGCCTCCACGACGCCGAGGTGAACCCCGTGACGGTGGGGTCGGGCACGCTGAAGGAGGCCATCAACGAGACGATGCGGGACTGGGCGACGAACGTCGAGGACACGCACTACGTCATCGGGTCCATCGTCGGCCCGCACCCGTTCCCCTCGATGGTTCGGGACTTCCAAGCCATCATCAGCGAGGAGATGCGCGAACAGGCCCGCGACCAGATTGGTCGGCTCCCCGAGGCAGTCGTCGCCTGCGCGGGCGGCGGGTCGAACACGATGGGCGCGTTCGGCGCGTTCGTCGGGAGCGCGAGCCTCCCCGGCCACCCCGAGGGCAGTCACGAGCCGGCACCCGACGTGGACCTGCTCGCCGTCGAGGCGGGCGGGTCGAGTCTCGGCGTGGACGCCGACGAGGGGTACGCGCCGAACTCCGCGAGCCTCTCGACGGGGACCGAGGGCGTGCTGCACGGCGCGCGCACGAAACTCCTCCAGACTGACGAGGGCCAGATCGTCGAGTCGCACTCCGTCTCCGCCGGCCTGGACTACGCCGGCGTCGGCCCGGAGCTCGCACACCTCGTCGACGAGGGGCGCGTCGAGCCCGTGAACGTCGACGACGACGCGGCGCTCGAAGCCTTCCACCGGCTCTCCCGCGAGGAGGGAATCATCCCCGCGCTGGAGACGAGCCACGCCGTCGCGTACCTCGAACACTACGACGGCGACGGTCCGGTGGTGGTGAACGTCTCCGGGCGCGGCGACAAGGACCTCGATACGGTCGTCGAGGAGTCCGCGGCGAAAGACATCGACGGCGCGCCATCGATGGAGGTGTTCGAGGAGTGA
- the trpC gene encoding indole-3-glycerol phosphate synthase translates to MDDSSSLAPAVRSILDAARERETPDRQLSVDPEPLPDALDSAAAGGHAPVVAEVKPTSPTTDGQRDDDPAELAREMVAGGAAAISVLTEPEHFDGSTDALRTVRDAVDVPVLRKDFLLEEAQLDAVEADVVLLIARFLDGDGELEAMLAAARERGFQALVEVHDRAELRRALDAGADIVGVNNRDLAALEVDLDTFESVAPHVPDDVTLLAESGIGSPADARRMRAAGADGLLVGSAIMRGDGDVRENTRRLVTA, encoded by the coding sequence ATGGACGATAGTTCGTCGCTGGCTCCCGCCGTCCGCTCGATTCTCGACGCGGCGCGCGAGCGCGAGACGCCCGACCGACAGCTCTCTGTCGACCCGGAACCGCTGCCGGACGCCCTCGACAGCGCCGCTGCTGGCGGTCACGCGCCCGTCGTCGCCGAAGTGAAGCCGACGAGCCCGACGACCGACGGCCAGCGCGACGACGACCCCGCCGAACTCGCGCGCGAGATGGTCGCTGGCGGCGCGGCCGCAATCTCCGTGCTCACCGAGCCCGAGCACTTCGACGGCAGCACGGACGCGCTGCGCACCGTCAGGGACGCCGTGGACGTGCCGGTCCTCCGGAAAGACTTCCTCCTGGAGGAAGCCCAACTGGACGCCGTCGAGGCCGACGTGGTGTTGCTCATCGCGCGCTTTCTCGACGGCGACGGCGAACTCGAGGCGATGCTGGCGGCGGCCCGCGAGCGGGGCTTCCAGGCGCTCGTCGAGGTCCACGACCGCGCGGAACTCCGGCGGGCGCTCGACGCCGGCGCTGACATCGTCGGCGTGAACAACCGCGACCTCGCGGCGCTGGAGGTCGACCTCGACACCTTCGAGTCCGTTGCGCCCCACGTCCCCGACGACGTGACGCTGCTCGCCGAGTCCGGCATCGGCTCGCCCGCCGACGCCCGGCGGATGCGCGCGGCGGGCGCGGACGGGCTGCTGGTCGGGAGCGCGATAATGCGGGGCGACGGCGACGTGCGAGAGAACACCCGGAGGCTGGTAACTGCATGA
- a CDS encoding MGMT family protein, producing MSAAGIYAREFDRLDCFVQLGVAGDRVISVSFSRERPMDAGTDHKLLDRVGAYLDGTEDDFDDVTVGLTLPTDQRRVLEAIRNVPFGETVDVELAARMTPDLDHDSDEGRRTVRDALAANPVPLFVPDHRVRGAPSGAPDRVVRVLRDLEA from the coding sequence ATGAGCGCCGCCGGCATCTACGCACGCGAATTCGACAGACTGGACTGCTTCGTACAGCTCGGCGTCGCGGGCGACCGCGTCATCAGCGTCTCCTTCTCCCGCGAACGCCCGATGGACGCCGGCACTGACCACAAGCTCCTCGACCGCGTCGGCGCGTACCTCGACGGCACCGAGGACGACTTCGACGACGTGACCGTCGGACTCACGCTGCCGACCGACCAGCGCCGCGTCCTCGAAGCCATCCGGAACGTGCCCTTCGGCGAGACGGTCGACGTCGAGCTCGCGGCCCGGATGACGCCGGACCTCGACCACGACAGCGACGAGGGCCGCCGGACAGTCCGGGACGCCCTCGCCGCGAACCCCGTGCCGCTGTTCGTCCCCGACCACCGCGTCCGCGGTGCCCCGAGCGGCGCGCCGGACCGCGTCGTCCGCGTCCTCCGCGACCTCGAAGCCTGA
- a CDS encoding CPBP family intramembrane glutamic endopeptidase — MGGRRLRESLREALTPRTLREWAFLFLVALPVVAGFEELLFRGVLVGALATGFGVSPWLLTVGASVLFGAAHTAQGSVGVAVTALLGLALAAVFVLTDSLLAAAVAHYVVNAVEFGVHAR; from the coding sequence TTGGGCGGGCGTCGGCTACGAGAGTCGTTACGCGAGGCGCTGACGCCCCGGACGCTCCGGGAGTGGGCGTTCCTCTTTCTGGTCGCGCTGCCGGTGGTCGCCGGCTTCGAGGAACTGCTCTTCCGGGGGGTGCTGGTCGGCGCGCTCGCGACCGGGTTCGGCGTGTCGCCGTGGCTGCTCACCGTCGGCGCGAGCGTGCTGTTCGGTGCCGCCCACACCGCCCAGGGGAGTGTCGGCGTCGCCGTGACGGCGCTGCTCGGCCTCGCGCTCGCCGCCGTCTTCGTCCTCACGGACAGCCTGCTCGCCGCGGCCGTCGCGCACTACGTCGTGAACGCGGTGGAGTTCGGTGTCCACGCGCGCTGA